CACCGCGCTCCTGAGGGCCTCTGTCAGCTCCTCCGCTGAAGGGCATCGCGTTGTGAGCTCTCTTGTGAGCTGTTCCCATTCTTGGTTTGAGGCAAGCTGAGCAAGATCGTTCGGCACAACCTACCCTAGCGTCCCTTGATTCAATGACGTGCAGCACACGACCGAGACTGAGCCGATACACCCGAGCAGTCGCAAATGGGGCGTGAATTCGGAGGGGTGACCGGGGCCACGCGCCCCGGTCAGGGCTGGGGTATGGCGAGTGTTGAGACCTTCGAACCCTGTCCCCAGTGCGGGGCGGATGCCCACAGCAGCTTCCAGACCCGCACAGGAGATGTTGAACTCTACTGCCTGCGCTGCGGCTACCGGGAAGATCATCTCTCAGACGACGCGCCTCATCCGGGCTTCGGAACCTTTGAGCGGCGTGGATCTGGTGTGGTCACGCAGACGTCGTTCCTGTCGGCCACGACCGATCTTGCCGCGTTGCGCGCCACCGTCGCAGACGATCCGGAAGTGGTACGGGCGTTCATGCGGCTGCCGCCACGCTTCCGGGCGGAACTGCTTCGAGGCACGCTCGACAGCGCCCATGATCTCACGCCAACAGAAATGCAGCTCCTGAACGACGCGTTGGCGCCGTTCGGTGAGCAAGTGGCCGCCATCGAACACACCGAGCTCTTCACCAGCCACGACAGCGAACCGGGCTATCGACGCTTCGTCTGCTGGCGGACCGAGCAGCAGCTTGAAATCAGTCGCCTCGGCGATTGCTGGCCCTTCCTGACGCTTCGTGATGGCGTGGCAACGCTCACGCTCAGTGCGCCTCAGGAAGTGCTGCTCGGTTGAGTCCGCTCTTCAGGGGTGGCCCCAGCGGGGCCATAGCCTGATCATGACCTTCGATGCACTCCTCCACGAACAGGCGACACGACGCCTTCTGGCGTACCGGGACGCCCTAGCTGAGCAGGGTCTCCATCCCGGTCTCCCCTTCCGGACCCTCGCGGTGCTCACGACGGATCTGCCGGGCGAGGTCATTGAACTGGCGGTCACGCTAGAAGACGGCACCCATCGGGTGCAGCGGGCACGACCGGTGACCCCGATTGCGCCGACCGCCAGCCGGGTGCATGGCCTTACAGTGGAGCTGCTCCAGGACGAACGTCCGCTGCGGACGCGCAGGCGGTCACTCGAACACCTGCTCAACCAACCTGACGCGTCCGGGCGAGCGGTTCCACTGGTGATCTGGGCCGGCGAATTCGCTCAGGAAGCGCTGAGCAACAGTTTCGAGACACCCTTCACTGTCCCAATCCTTTCGCTCCAACCGCTGATTCAAACGTGTAATCTGGCGATTAATCCGAGTGTGCGGTATCGACCGTCGCTGGACGGCATGAACTGGACGGTGCCGTTACGCGAACCGAACCGGACGTCGGCCCTGAGTGTCGCGCAGGTCACGCGTGCGCTCGTTGATCTGCTGCTGACGGGCGAGGCGATCCGCACGGCGCCACCTCGGACGGTGCCCTGAGCGGTGGCCCCCTGGCGGGGGCCAAGTGTCGTGTATGACCCTGCATCCCACTGCCAACCCAGCGGTTTCCGACCTCCATGCCCCGGTCCTGCCCGAAGACAAAGCGCGGGCCGCCGAACTCTACACCCAGGTGAAAGGTACTGACCGCGAACCGGAGTATCTGGCGATCAGTGCCCGGCATCCGGACAAGAAGGCCAACCGCAGCACCTACCGCGCCTTCCTGGAGGACCTCGAGGGTATGTTCGTCGATCAGCGCGCCATGACGGTCGAGGTGCCGGACTTCCATCCCAACGTGCTCACCCAGCCGCAGCCCGACCCCCGGCCCGAAGACCAGGCGGAGGACGCTGACGACGTTGAGGGTGAAGAATCACAGGAGGATTCGGCATCGGTCGAATCGCTGCCTGAGGCGACCAACCCGGCCCAGGTCGCGATCCTGCCGGTCGCGGGCAGCGGGCTGATCAGCCAACTGGCGGGATTGTTGGCGGACGGTGGGCAACTGAGCTTCACCATGATGCGCCTTGGGGACGAGGTGACGCTGAGCATCAGCCCGAAGCCGCACGGCACCGAGTCGGTGGTGCCGCTGCTGGTCACGGCCACGCCCGCCTACCTGGACGAGCACCTGGTCACGGCGATGCAGCCGTACGGTCAGGCGCGGCG
The Deinococcus sp. KNUC1210 genome window above contains:
- a CDS encoding PRTRC system protein E, with the translated sequence MTLHPTANPAVSDLHAPVLPEDKARAAELYTQVKGTDREPEYLAISARHPDKKANRSTYRAFLEDLEGMFVDQRAMTVEVPDFHPNVLTQPQPDPRPEDQAEDADDVEGEESQEDSASVESLPEATNPAQVAILPVAGSGLISQLAGLLADGGQLSFTMMRLGDEVTLSISPKPHGTESVVPLLVTATPAYLDEHLVTAMQPYGQARRDIYAQCTSAANAQRKAGRRPSMRLRLQNRAPPSPAPRCNSRSTAWKERPSPPPMAGSPWRSRWALRRCRKARSPSTHGIRCTAST